TTGGAACATTTTTTGGTTATGAAGTTGGACTTATGAAATGGCTTATGGGAATTATCGGATGGGCTACATTTGCAGTATTTTTAGGAAACAGACTTGCTCTAGTTTTTCCAATGTTTGATACATCATTTGGCAGAATGGCTATTGCAATCTTTAGTATCCTTTTCTGGAGTGTAATCAACTTGATGGGAGTTAAGTCTTCTAAAATAGTTAATAATATAGTTACTATGGGAAAATTAATACCATTATTTTTATTTATCTTTGCAGGGATCTTCATGTTTGGTAAGGTTGATCCAACAACTTTAACTGAAACTGCTGCCATAGCTGCACCTAATGGAAATACCTTAGTAGAAGCCGCGATATTATTTTTCTTTGCTTTTACAGGTTTTGAAGCTATCGGTATCGCAGCCGGAGATATGATCAATCCTCAGAAAAATCTTCCTAAGGCTATAGTTGTAGTAATGTTAATTGTATCAACTGTTTATATTGCTATCCTATTAATATGTATGAAAGTGCTTGGACCATCTCTTGCCTTTAGTAAGGCTCCTGTTGCAGATGCAGCCGGTGTTCTTTTAGGAAGTGCTGGAAAATCATTTATCATGGCAGGTATATTGGTCTCAATAATAGGTATAAATATGGCAGGTTCTTATACTTCTACAAAATCTGGAGTAGCTTTAGCTGAAACTGGTCTTGTTCCTGAGTTCTTCTTAAAGACTAATAGTAAAGGGGTTCACTATAACGCAGTTCTAGCATCTATGATCGGAACTATGGTATTAGCAATGAGTGGTAGTTTTACTGTTCTTGCATCTATCGGTGTTATTGTTAGATTTATCCAGTATATTCCTACTTGTGCTGCTGTTCTGATCTTTAGAAAAAGAGATAAGGAAAGAGGAATAAAGCATGACGGCTTTACAATTCCATTTGGTCCAGTTATTCCTGTTATTGCTCTAGTTGTAAGTGTAATCCTATTAATCAAAGCAGGGATAGCTACTCCTCATAAAATTGTTTATGGTTTAGGAGGATTGGTTGTTGTAGCTCCATTCTATAAGTTCTCTAAGGACAGGATGGAAAGGGTAGAAAGAAAAGAAGCCCTGGGAGGTGCCCAATAGATGAAGGTAATTGGTATTTCAGGAAATAAAAAACTTTTAGATGGTTTCAACAGAGATTATGTTTTTGATCATTATTCTACTTGTATTGAAAAAATTGGTGCTGTACCATTAATTTTACCAATAACCGATAAAAAAGAGGTTGCCAAAGTATATATCGATAAGATAGATGCCCTGATTATGACAGGTGGGATCGATGTAAACCCTTTCCTATATGGTCAGGAGGCAGTAAAGGAAACCGAGGTTCCTTTCACTCAGAGAGACACCTTTGATTTTCTGCTTATCGAGGCTGCACTGGAGAAAAATATCCCTATTTTAGGAATATGCAGAGGGATGCAGATCATGAATGTATATTTCGGTGGTTCACTGCATCAGGATATCAAATATTACGGGGAAACAAGTATACAACATGTACAGGGATCAAAACACCATGAACCTGTCCATCTTGTTGATGTTGAGAAGGATTCTATCCTCTATACTCTTATTGGGGAAAAACAAAAAGTTAACTCAGTACACCACCAGTGCATCAACAAATTAGGGACGGGACTGGTAGCTTCAGCAGTATCTTCTTCTGATAAAATAATTGAAGCCTATGAATCTAATGGGGAAAATAGGATCTTAGGTATCCAGTGGCATCCTGAGATGATGTTTGCTGAGGGAAATAACGAGATGGAAGATATCTTCTCATTTTTAGTTAAGTAATCTCAATAACTATATATTTAAACAGAGGGGTCTTTTAAAAGAGAACCCCTCTTTTAAATTATAGATACAGATGGTATACTATTTAAAATATTATAAATATCAATTTTTATATCAGGGGGACAGATCATGACAAATAAATTAGGTTTTTGGAGTATTATATTACTTGGAATAAACACTATTCTTGGGTCAGGGATCTTCCTCCTTCCTGGAAGTTTTTATATAGCTTTAAATGAAAGAGGGATCTTCCCTACACTGATTGTTATTGCTACTGTCCTTTCTATCTCCCTTTGTTTTGCAGAAGCCTCTGGAATTTTTGAGGGTTATGGGGGCCCATACATATATGTAAGGGAAGCCATGGGAGAATTCATGGGTTTTCAGGTTGGATTTATGAAATGGGTTATCTCCCTTCTTGCCTGGGCAACTATGGCTGTTGCCTTTGCAGATCTTTTAGTGGCTTTTTTAGATATAGGTCATATCCCTTATATTGAAAAAATTCTTGCGGGACTTCTTATTATCATTCTTTCCTATATCAATTTTTTAGGAGTAGAGTTAACAAAGAGTCTAAATAATATTGTTTCCCTGGGAAAGATGGTACCAATTTTATTATTTGTTTTTATAGGAATTAAATATATAGGACAAAGCAACCTTCTCCTTATAACAAGGGGGCCAGAAGGATTAATCACAGGGATCAAGGACCCAATCTTAATCTTATTCTATGCATTTACAGGTTTCGAATCAATCGCAGTAGCAGCTAGAGATATGAAAACACCTCTTAAAAACCTACCAAAAGGTATTATTGGTGTGATGATTGGTATAACAATACTTTATCTGATTCTAATTTTTTCTATACTGGGAATTTTAGGAAGAAATATAGACCCTGATTCATATCCTATATTTCATGCAGCCTATCTTCTTTTGGGACCTCTAGGAGGGAGTTTTTTCTCATCGGGAATAATAATGTCTATTATTGGTATCAATATTGCATCCTCATTTACAAGCCCGAGATCTATCGTAGCACTGTCTGAGAAAAAAACTATGCCGGAATTTCTTTCCAGAAAAAATAAATATGGTACTCCCGGTGCTGCTATCATCCTTACTGGGGGTCTTTCATTACTTATAATTCTTATTGGGAATTTTAACACCTTAGTTTCATTTTCTGTAATTTCGAGAATTTCCCAATATCTGCTTACATGTGTGGCTGTCATTATATTTAAAAAACGGGGTATTAGAGGCTCTTTAGTCTTACCAGGAGGATACCTGATTCCTCTCATTGCCTTAGTAACTATGGGTATTTTATTTTATAACTACCTGATCTACATAGCTTCTGTATTTTTAATATTTTTTCTGATTGGAAAATATTTTTATAGCTATGATGGTAAATCTTATAAAGGCTTTAGAACTAATCCTTAATTTTAAAGTTTAAGAGAACAAAAAAAGTGCCGCATTTGCAGCACTTTTTTTAAAACCCCAATAATTTATATTTTTCTAAAATAACTCCCTCTATATCTTTCATAGGTTTTTTAAATAACTTTATTCTGTCAAACTCATCTGTTTCAAATTGAGATTTTAAGCTTTCGCCAAATTTCATTCGAATGGCTGTACCTATATTTACTTTTTTTACAGATGTATGAGACAACTTAGTTAAATCATGATCTTTAACTCCAGTAGATCCGTGAATTACAAGGGGAACATCCAATTTTTTTTCTATATTATTTAAAAGCTCATAGTTAATAACAGCTTCCTGCCCGGTCATCCTGTGAAGAGTTCCCACCGCTACCGCCAAAATATCTACTCCTGTTTCATTATAAAATGCCTTAGCTTCTTCCACGTCTGTATATTTCCCCTGGATCTTTATGCTTGGGTCACTATATCCCACTGATCCAATCTCAGCTTCTACACTTACATTATATTTTTTAGCAAACTGAACTATTTTGTGTGTATTTTCAATATTTTCATTGATAGGAAGACTAGATCCGTCATACATAACAGATGTATAACCTGATTTTATGGCTTCTTCTATCTCTTCCATAGATTTTGCATGATCTAAGTGAATACAGATCGGTATATCATAATCTTTACTGATAGATTTAAGTAAATTGCATAAATTTCTCGAACCCATATGCATAACAGCATCTCTATTTATCATAAGAACAGCAGGAGCTCTCAGCGAAGATGCCACATCTAATATCACTTTAGCATCCTCATAACCATATACATTAAAAGCAGGAACCGCTTGATTTTCACCTAATTCATTTATTATTTTTTTTAAAGTAACTAGCATACTTCCTCCTATCCTCTGGCAACCATTTCTCCAAATTCAGATTTTTTAAGATCTATAAAATTTTGAATTTCATCTGCAGTAGGCATATCCTCTGAACAACTGTGACTTGCTACCAGCATAGCAGCCGAAGCACTTCCAAATTCCAAGGCATCGATGATATCCCAACCCTCCATTAATCCATAGATAAATGCAGAAGCATATGCATCTCCTCCGCCAAAGGATTTAAGCAGTTTTACCGGGAATGGTTTAATCTTATAAGATGAATTTTTAGTGTAGGCAACGGATCCTTCTTTTCCATGTTTTATAACAACAATTTTATTTTCATAAGCTAACCATCTATTGGCAATTGCTATATCACTTTTATCTTCAAAGTTAGCAATTCCTTCCATCAATTCAAATTCTTCCTTAGAACCTATTATCAGGTCACTTAATCTTCCTATCAATGAATAATAGATCGCCACTTCTTCCTTAGATTTCCAGGTATAACTCCTATAATCCACATCAAATATCACAATAGTTCCATGTTTTTTAGCATATTCTACTGCTGTAAAACAGGCTTCTCTCGACGGGCTGGCCGATAATGCTGTTCCGGATACAACAATTGCTTTAGCATTTTTAATATACTCTTCTGAAATTTCATTGGATTCCAGCATAAGATCGGCAATACCATTTCTATACATCAATATAGAACTTTCAGTTGGACTTTTTATTTCAGTAAATGTAAGTCCAAGAGATTCACCATTTTTACAAGTTGCTACCTCTGATGTATCTATATTATTTTCTTTAAAAAAATTGGTAACAAACTTTCCAAAACTGTCATCTGAAACTTTTCCGATAAATCCCACTTTTTTGCCAAGTCTCGAAAGACCTACTGCTATATTTGCAGGTGACCCTCCAACATACTTATTAAAGTTTTTACTTTCCTCCAGGGGTTTATGGATATCTGTAGGATTAAAATCTATTGCAACTCTTCCAATAGGGATGATGTCCATAGGTCTGTTTTGATCAAATTTTAACATAATTTCCTCCAGTTTTTATCTGACTATAAGCATGTATCCTCTAATGATTGAAACCAGTTCATCATACCCTTCGCTGAATTGAAGCAGAGTTTTTGTTACTGCTCCATAGTTATCAAATTCTTTTTCTTCCATTCCCTCCGGAAGATAGGCTTTTTTGAAGTCATCAAACTTATAGAGAAGTTCATTTATTATCTCAGGTGCTACTGAATCACCTATTCTCTCCTTCACCTCTATATTTGAACCGTTGAATCTCTTCTGCCATTTATACGGGATAGTCTCCAGTATATCTCCTCCAATAAACTGAGACCATTGATGATGGTTTCTATAAGCTGCTGCCAGGAGCTTGGTTTTATATCCTCTTTCCTGGAATATATTATAAGCATTTTTCATTACAGCGACACCGGCCCATTCAAGATATTCTGGATTTGTAATTATATGATCTCTATTAGCTACATCTTTTAACCAGTCATCTACCCTTCCAACCATGATGGTACACACAGGGTTTATATGACTGTTGTCCAATCCCTCTTTTTCTCTTCTATTAAGACCTCTTTCTACCGCTTTTGCTACAGCTATAGCTTGTGGAACTGTAAAACTAACCGTAGCATTGATGCTTACTCCTCTATATGTAGACTCTTCAAAGGCTTTTATTCCTGCACTTGTAGCCGGGATTTTTACCTGTATATTTTCAGCAAGATCGCTAAAGTGGAGAGCCTGTTCTATAAGAAGTTCTGACTTTCTATAATATTTGGTATTTGTCTGGATGGAGATCCTTCCCCTCCCTGTCTCAGGATCAAAAACAGGTTTTAGGAGTTTAGCTCCCTCCACGGCCATATTTTCAATAAGTACCCAGGCGATCTCATCCTCTGTTGCCTCTGGATTATTGGCAATGAGCTCTTTTACCTGTTCCTCATAGTTTTCAAGCTCTGCCTTTAATACATTTTTAACTATCACGGGATTTGTAGTTGCTCCTACAGCACCATTTTCTATTGCATAGGATAATTCATTTATAGAACAAGAATCATTCCAATAATCTGTTTTAGTAGTAAGAGCCATCTCATGAAGAGGTCCTCTATATTTTTTTTCCATATTTCCCCCTCAATGGAACCCACTTAATACTTTGGGTTCCATTTTACAGTTATTTTTTATTAAATTTTAGTTGTATTCATTATTTTTTATTAACTCATCCAGTCTACTTTATGCTCTGGATTCCATTTTGTAGTTATTTTTATTAAATTTGTCCAAAAATCTATGGAAGAAACCCCTGTAATATCTCCGTATCCAAATTTAGAATCTTTTATCCCCCCAAATGAGAACGGCTCTCTTGGAACAGGTACTCCGATATTAACCCCTAACATTCCTGCCTGGAATTCTCTGATAGCTTCATCTACAAATCTACCATTTTGAGTAAAGATTGCAGCGGCATTCCCATATGGTGACTCATTTTGAATAGCTGCAGCTTCAGCTATTGTATTAGCTCTTCTTATTTCCAAGACAGGTCCGAAAATCTCTTCACCACTCATATTTTTACTGTTGCCCCAGTCAATAATAGATGGTCCTATAAAGTATCCCTCATCTGTTTTAACCTTTCTTCCATCAACTACAATTTCAGCTCCATTTTCCTGGGCATAATCTAAGTAGTCCTCTATTTTTTTTATAGCCGCCTCCGAGATAACCGGAGGAAGATCCACACCGGGAACCATATTTTTAGCTTTATTAATAACTTCTCCATATACGTCGTCTATACTTCCTACACCGATCATTACCGATACAGCCATACATCTCTGTCCCGACATTCCAAAGGCAGATGAAATAATATCTCTACTTCCTGCATCTTTATTGGCATCCGGCATTACTACAATGTGGTTTTTTGCTCCACCCAATGCTAAAACTCTCTTGGAGTTAGCCGATCCTCTTTTGTGAACAATTTGGGCTACAGGTGTTGATCCCACAAATGATACAGCTACGATATCCTTGTTGTCACAAATCCCTTCAACAACTTCTTTTCCACCGTTAACTACATTAAAAATCCCTTCAGGTAATCCTGCCTCTTCCCAAAGTTCTGCCATTTTCATAGCTGAGACAGGTGTTAATTCAGACGGCTTTAAAATTATTGCATTTCCTAGAGCTATTGCATTTGGAACGGTCCAATGGGGAACCATTACTGGGAAGTTAAACGGAGTAATAGATGCCACAACTCCTAAGGGTCTTCTTTCTTCCTTACAATTGACTCCTCTACTGACATCCTGGGTTTTCCCAGAAATTAGCTGTGGAATAGAACAAGCAAATTCTGTTAATTCAATGGCCTTATCCACACCGGCATAGGCCTCTTCCATTGATTTTCCATTTTCTTCACAGTTAACCACAGATAATTCTTCTCTATACTTCATAAGTAATTCTCTATATTTATAAATAACCTTAGATCTGGATTTTGCAGTTAAACCTGCCCAAGATTCCTGAGCAGCCTTAGCTTTAGTTACGACTTCGTCCAATTGAGCTTTAGTCGCAGCTTTAAATTCACCAATAATTTCTCCGTTGATAGGAGCATAGATATCATATTTTTCTCCCATTCCTGATACAAACTTACCATTTAAATAATTTTTAATTTCATTATATTTCATCTTTTCCTCCTAAAATATTTCAGAGATCTTTACAGGTCTCTTTTCTTCTAAAGATTTTTTTGCCGCTAACCCAATCAATACAGGTTGTAATCCGTCATTTGCATTAACAGGAACATCTTTATCGTTAACTATTGCCTCTACAAATTGATTTACTTCTTCTCCAAATGACTGCATATATCTCTCCAAGAAGAAATAAAGTGGTTTTTCTGATACAATACCGTCTTTTGTTGAGATAACTGCCTTTGATCCGCTGTCATTTGAGATAGCCACCGAACCAAGTGATCCGAATACCTCTGCTCTCTGGTCATACCCATAAGCTGCTTCTCTGGAATTATCGATTACACCTAAAGCTCCATTTTTCAACTTCAATGTTATAATAGCTGTATCTATATCTCCGGCTTCTCCAATCTCAGAGTTTACAAGTACCCCTCCAAGGGCATAGACTTCCTCGACTTCACTTCCAGATAAGTGTCTTACCATATCAAAATCATGGATAGTCATATCCAAAAACATTCCACCAGATACCTTAACATAGTCTATTCCCGGAGCTTCAGGATCTCTGGAAGTTACCTTTATAATGTGAGGTGTCCCAATTTTTCCTTCTGTAACAGCATCCTTTATAGCCTTGAAATTATTGTCAAATCGTCTATTAAATCCAACCTGATATTTTATCCCGGCTTTTTCTACCTCTTCCAAAACCATCTGGATCTTTCCCAGGTCATGATCGATTGGTTTTTCACAGAAGATATGTTTGTTAGCTCTTGCTGCCTCTATTGATATAGATGAGTGAGTATCTGTTGAAGAACAGATCAAAACAGCATCGATCTCTTTATTTTCCAATATTTCTTTATAATCAGTAGTTATATTTTCTATTCCAAGTTCATTGATCCATTTTATTTTATCTTCATTCATAAATGGATCTGCAATCATATGAACAGTAGCATTTTTAACATTATTGGTGATACTTGTTGCATGTACCTGCCCAATTCTTCCGGCACCTATAATTCCTAACTTTAGCATTTTTAAACTCCCCCCTCTATTAAAGACCTGTTTTTTCAGCAATAAATTTTCTAGCTCTTACAGCATATTCAAATGGATTGGCAAGTGCAGGATCCTGTTCTGCCTCTACAACCATCCAACCAGTATAATCAGCATCTTTTAATGTTTTGAATATAGGATCAAAATTAATTATTCCATCACCAGGAATAGTAAACGCACCTTTTTTTACCCCTGTTAAGAAGGAAAGATTGTTTTCTTTAACTTCTCCTAATATATTTTCTCTCACATCTTTTAAATGAACATGAGCAATTCTATCTATATATTTATTTAAAACCTTTTCAACCGATGATTGAGTTCCTTCAGAATAGTACATATGACCTGAATCAAATAATAAATAAACATTCTCATCAGTTATTTCCATGAATTTATCCACTTCTTCCGGAGTCTGAACACCTGTTCCCATATGGTGGTGAAGCGATACTTTCATTCCTTTTTCTTCAGCTAATTTAGCTAATTTATTGTATCCGGCAGCCAATCTATCCCATTCTTCATCTGTGAAAACAGGCTTTTCATTGAATATCGATTTATCCAGTCCCTGAATACTGTGTGACTGCTCGGAACACCCTATAACCTCAGCACCCATAGTATGTAAAAAATCTCTATGTTTAA
This sequence is a window from Psychrilyobacter atlanticus DSM 19335. Protein-coding genes within it:
- a CDS encoding APC family permease codes for the protein MKGKLGFWSIVLLGINCIIGTGIFGLPNKAYAMIGEASVGVIIFDALLVISIALCFAEAAGRFKVNGGPYIYAKEAFGTFFGYEVGLMKWLMGIIGWATFAVFLGNRLALVFPMFDTSFGRMAIAIFSILFWSVINLMGVKSSKIVNNIVTMGKLIPLFLFIFAGIFMFGKVDPTTLTETAAIAAPNGNTLVEAAILFFFAFTGFEAIGIAAGDMINPQKNLPKAIVVVMLIVSTVYIAILLICMKVLGPSLAFSKAPVADAAGVLLGSAGKSFIMAGILVSIIGINMAGSYTSTKSGVALAETGLVPEFFLKTNSKGVHYNAVLASMIGTMVLAMSGSFTVLASIGVIVRFIQYIPTCAAVLIFRKRDKERGIKHDGFTIPFGPVIPVIALVVSVILLIKAGIATPHKIVYGLGGLVVVAPFYKFSKDRMERVERKEALGGAQ
- a CDS encoding gamma-glutamyl-gamma-aminobutyrate hydrolase family protein: MKVIGISGNKKLLDGFNRDYVFDHYSTCIEKIGAVPLILPITDKKEVAKVYIDKIDALIMTGGIDVNPFLYGQEAVKETEVPFTQRDTFDFLLIEAALEKNIPILGICRGMQIMNVYFGGSLHQDIKYYGETSIQHVQGSKHHEPVHLVDVEKDSILYTLIGEKQKVNSVHHQCINKLGTGLVASAVSSSDKIIEAYESNGENRILGIQWHPEMMFAEGNNEMEDIFSFLVK
- a CDS encoding APC family permease, whose amino-acid sequence is MTNKLGFWSIILLGINTILGSGIFLLPGSFYIALNERGIFPTLIVIATVLSISLCFAEASGIFEGYGGPYIYVREAMGEFMGFQVGFMKWVISLLAWATMAVAFADLLVAFLDIGHIPYIEKILAGLLIIILSYINFLGVELTKSLNNIVSLGKMVPILLFVFIGIKYIGQSNLLLITRGPEGLITGIKDPILILFYAFTGFESIAVAARDMKTPLKNLPKGIIGVMIGITILYLILIFSILGILGRNIDPDSYPIFHAAYLLLGPLGGSFFSSGIIMSIIGINIASSFTSPRSIVALSEKKTMPEFLSRKNKYGTPGAAIILTGGLSLLIILIGNFNTLVSFSVISRISQYLLTCVAVIIFKKRGIRGSLVLPGGYLIPLIALVTMGILFYNYLIYIASVFLIFFLIGKYFYSYDGKSYKGFRTNP
- a CDS encoding class II fructose-bisphosphate aldolase, producing MLVTLKKIINELGENQAVPAFNVYGYEDAKVILDVASSLRAPAVLMINRDAVMHMGSRNLCNLLKSISKDYDIPICIHLDHAKSMEEIEEAIKSGYTSVMYDGSSLPINENIENTHKIVQFAKKYNVSVEAEIGSVGYSDPSIKIQGKYTDVEEAKAFYNETGVDILAVAVGTLHRMTGQEAVINYELLNNIEKKLDVPLVIHGSTGVKDHDLTKLSHTSVKKVNIGTAIRMKFGESLKSQFETDEFDRIKLFKKPMKDIEGVILEKYKLLGF
- the iolC gene encoding 5-dehydro-2-deoxygluconokinase: MLKFDQNRPMDIIPIGRVAIDFNPTDIHKPLEESKNFNKYVGGSPANIAVGLSRLGKKVGFIGKVSDDSFGKFVTNFFKENNIDTSEVATCKNGESLGLTFTEIKSPTESSILMYRNGIADLMLESNEISEEYIKNAKAIVVSGTALSASPSREACFTAVEYAKKHGTIVIFDVDYRSYTWKSKEEVAIYYSLIGRLSDLIIGSKEEFELMEGIANFEDKSDIAIANRWLAYENKIVVIKHGKEGSVAYTKNSSYKIKPFPVKLLKSFGGGDAYASAFIYGLMEGWDIIDALEFGSASAAMLVASHSCSEDMPTADEIQNFIDLKKSEFGEMVARG
- a CDS encoding transaldolase family protein codes for the protein MEKKYRGPLHEMALTTKTDYWNDSCSINELSYAIENGAVGATTNPVIVKNVLKAELENYEEQVKELIANNPEATEDEIAWVLIENMAVEGAKLLKPVFDPETGRGRISIQTNTKYYRKSELLIEQALHFSDLAENIQVKIPATSAGIKAFEESTYRGVSINATVSFTVPQAIAVAKAVERGLNRREKEGLDNSHINPVCTIMVGRVDDWLKDVANRDHIITNPEYLEWAGVAVMKNAYNIFQERGYKTKLLAAAYRNHHQWSQFIGGDILETIPYKWQKRFNGSNIEVKERIGDSVAPEIINELLYKFDDFKKAYLPEGMEEKEFDNYGAVTKTLLQFSEGYDELVSIIRGYMLIVR
- the mmsA gene encoding CoA-acylating methylmalonate-semialdehyde dehydrogenase; this translates as MKYNEIKNYLNGKFVSGMGEKYDIYAPINGEIIGEFKAATKAQLDEVVTKAKAAQESWAGLTAKSRSKVIYKYRELLMKYREELSVVNCEENGKSMEEAYAGVDKAIELTEFACSIPQLISGKTQDVSRGVNCKEERRPLGVVASITPFNFPVMVPHWTVPNAIALGNAIILKPSELTPVSAMKMAELWEEAGLPEGIFNVVNGGKEVVEGICDNKDIVAVSFVGSTPVAQIVHKRGSANSKRVLALGGAKNHIVVMPDANKDAGSRDIISSAFGMSGQRCMAVSVMIGVGSIDDVYGEVINKAKNMVPGVDLPPVISEAAIKKIEDYLDYAQENGAEIVVDGRKVKTDEGYFIGPSIIDWGNSKNMSGEEIFGPVLEIRRANTIAEAAAIQNESPYGNAAAIFTQNGRFVDEAIREFQAGMLGVNIGVPVPREPFSFGGIKDSKFGYGDITGVSSIDFWTNLIKITTKWNPEHKVDWMS
- the iolG gene encoding inositol 2-dehydrogenase encodes the protein MLKLGIIGAGRIGQVHATSITNNVKNATVHMIADPFMNEDKIKWINELGIENITTDYKEILENKEIDAVLICSSTDTHSSISIEAARANKHIFCEKPIDHDLGKIQMVLEEVEKAGIKYQVGFNRRFDNNFKAIKDAVTEGKIGTPHIIKVTSRDPEAPGIDYVKVSGGMFLDMTIHDFDMVRHLSGSEVEEVYALGGVLVNSEIGEAGDIDTAIITLKLKNGALGVIDNSREAAYGYDQRAEVFGSLGSVAISNDSGSKAVISTKDGIVSEKPLYFFLERYMQSFGEEVNQFVEAIVNDKDVPVNANDGLQPVLIGLAAKKSLEEKRPVKISEIF
- the iolE gene encoding myo-inosose-2 dehydratase, whose product is MDSKKVKLGIAPIAWTNDDLPELGSENTFEQCVSEMALAGFTGSEVGNKYPKDTDLLKEKLDIRGIQICNAWFSTFFAVGKEEETIAEFIKHRDFLHTMGAEVIGCSEQSHSIQGLDKSIFNEKPVFTDEEWDRLAAGYNKLAKLAEEKGMKVSLHHHMGTGVQTPEEVDKFMEITDENVYLLFDSGHMYYSEGTQSSVEKVLNKYIDRIAHVHLKDVRENILGEVKENNLSFLTGVKKGAFTIPGDGIINFDPIFKTLKDADYTGWMVVEAEQDPALANPFEYAVRARKFIAEKTGL